In the Kiritimatiellia bacterium genome, CTGCTATCCATACCATCCAGTGGATGGAGGCGCGTTACAACATCGGCTGCAGATCAGAGGTGGATCGCAAGCAAACCGCTCAATCACTTGTGCGGCTAAGCGCATGAACTTCCGCCGCGCGGGCGCCGCATTTATCCTGCTCCCGGCTCAAGGGCTTCATCATGGTGTGCCGACTCGCCCCGGAGCTAAGCCTTCCATGCAGTTCGCGTTCCTCGCCCCGCGGCGGGTCCACCGCCCCCCCCTCCGTTGACGTTCGGACTGATGAAGTTCGTCGGCGCGCCGGCCACCCCTGCATTGCGTCTTCTGGACGAGGCGCTCAAGACCGTCTTGGTCTGGGACAAATGATACCAGGTACGGGTGAGAGGCGGTACGAACGGCGTCGCAGAGATCCGCCCTCCAGTGGCAGGAATCATGGAGGGGCGAGCTCCTGCGAGCCCGAAATCTACCCGCATTCACCCGGATTTGGTATGAGGACCGCCAACCAGCCTTTCCAGGCTATCGGCGATCCGGGGTCGCCCCGACGTGAAAGCGGCCGCTCACCCGACGGGAACCGGCTCGGGCTCGGGGGCGGTGTGGCGGAGGCCGTGCCGTTCGGCCAGGGACTCCAGGACGGTCAGCACCTGCTCGATGTGCCGAGGCTCGTGCGTGCTCATGTAGGCGGTGCGGATGATCGCCTGGCCGCGCGGGACGGCCGGGAACACCGCGGGCAGCGCGAAGATCCCCAGTTCGAACAGCTCACGGGAAAGCCGGTAGGCCTTCATCTCCGAGCCGACCGTGATCGGCAGGATGGGCGAGCCGGAATAGCGCGTCGAGAGGCCGATGCGGCGGTAGCCCTCCCACGCCAGCCGCGTGTTGCGATGGAGGCGCTCGACCCGCTCCGGCTCGCGCTCCAGGATCTCCAGCCCGGCGAGCGCCGCCGCGACGCAGGAGGCCGGCAGCGCGGCGGAGAAGATCAGCGGCCGCGACTGGTGCCGGATGTACGTCAGCGCGTCGGTGTCGTCCGAGGCGATGAACCCGCCGATGGAGGCCAGGGCCTTGCTGAACGTGCCCATGATGAAATCCACGTCCGCCGTCACGCCGAAGTGATCGGCCGTGCCGCGCCCGCCGCGGCCCATGACCCCGAGGCCGTGGGCATCGTCGAGGTAGAGCAGGAGATTCGGGTGCGTCTTTTTCAGGGCCAGCAATTCCGGCAGGGGCGCCACGTCGCCCGACATGCTGAAAACGCCCTCGGTGACGAGGAAGCAGGCCTCCGGCTGTTTTTCCTGCGCGCCTTCCAACTTGGCCCGCGCGGAGTCGGGCTGGTTATGCCGGAAGGTCAGGAGCCGGCCGCGCGAGAAGAGGCAGCCGTCCACAATGCTCGCGTGGCTCTCGGAATCGCACAGCAGCACGTCCTGCGTGGCGGCGAGACAGTGCAGTGCCCCGGAATTCGTGGTGAAGCCGGTGGTATGCACCACGGCTTTCTTCTTGCCGATGAAGGCGGCGAGGCGTTCCTCCAGGGCCTCGTGCAGCGTCGTGTTGCCGCATAGGAACCGCGAGCCGCCGGGTCCGGCGCCCCAGCGCCGCGCGGCCTCCTGGGCGGCGGCCACCACGCGGGGATCGTGCGACAGCCCGAGGTAATCGTTCGAGCCGACCATGATCAGGCGCCGCCCCCCAACCTCCACCTCGGGCCCCCAGGACTCCGCCAGGGGCCGGAAGAAGGGATAGTAGCCGCCCTCCTTTCCCTGCCCGACCATGTCCACAAATGACTGAAACCGGCTCCGGGGCAACATGAAAAAACGCTCCCTGTCCTGTGCGCGGCCGGCTTTCGCGCCGACGCCATCGCACCTTGCTGTTTCAAAGGTACCGGTTTGCTGCTATCTTTTCAAAGGAAAAGGGGCCGCACCAGAATACCATGGGCTTGCCGGCGGAAAAAATGGGCAACGCAGGCGCGGACTTGCGCCTGGCCTGCGTCCTGCACTGGTTTCCAAAACCGTCCGAGACCTTTATTTTCGACGAAATGACGGCGCTGGGCCGGTGGACGCCCGACCTTCGCCTCTTCACGCTCTACGGCCGCTGGCGCGGCCCTCTCTCGCCGGACATGCCGCCGGACAACCTTCCGGTCACCCGGCTCGGGACGCGATCGGCGGCGCATCTGATCCGCGATGTCCTCTTCTGGGTCAGGCATAACGG is a window encoding:
- a CDS encoding pyridoxal phosphate-dependent aminotransferase family protein, translating into MLPRSRFQSFVDMVGQGKEGGYYPFFRPLAESWGPEVEVGGRRLIMVGSNDYLGLSHDPRVVAAAQEAARRWGAGPGGSRFLCGNTTLHEALEERLAAFIGKKKAVVHTTGFTTNSGALHCLAATQDVLLCDSESHASIVDGCLFSRGRLLTFRHNQPDSARAKLEGAQEKQPEACFLVTEGVFSMSGDVAPLPELLALKKTHPNLLLYLDDAHGLGVMGRGGRGTADHFGVTADVDFIMGTFSKALASIGGFIASDDTDALTYIRHQSRPLIFSAALPASCVAAALAGLEILEREPERVERLHRNTRLAWEGYRRIGLSTRYSGSPILPITVGSEMKAYRLSRELFELGIFALPAVFPAVPRGQAIIRTAYMSTHEPRHIEQVLTVLESLAERHGLRHTAPEPEPVPVG